The Streptomyces capitiformicae genome contains the following window.
ACCGAGTCGGGCTCCACGGTGATGACCCCGAGCCACGAGTACCACGTCGGACGCGACCCGCGCAGCGACGTCGTCCTCGACGACGACCGGGTCTCGTGGCACCACGCGGTACTCAAGGCACACGCCGACCACTGGATCATCGAGGACGAGAACAGCACCAACGGCACCTACGCCGACGGCCACCGCGTCCACGCCTGGGATGTGGGGCCGGGCAGCGTCATCCGCTTCGGCAGCCTCGTCGACGGTCCCCGTGCCGTCCTCACCGGCCTCGCCGCCGAGCGCCCCACCGCCATCTTCCACCCCGCCTCGACCGGCACCTTCCGGCAGCCCACCAGCGTCCGCCCGCTGCCCGAGCGCACCGTCCGCATCGGCCGTGCCGCTGACAACGACCTGGTCATCGACGACCTCGTCGTCTCCCGCCGGCACGCGGAACTCCGGGCGCGGCCGGACGGCACGTACGAGATCGTCGATCTCGGCAGCCACAACGGCACCTTCCTCAACGGCAGCCCCGTCGACCAAGCCCCGGTCACTCCCGGTGACATCGTCGGCATCGGTCACTCCGCGTTCTGCCTGGTCGGCGACGAGCTCCAGGAGTACGTCGACACCGGCGAGATCTCGCTCGATGTCCAGGAACTGACCGTCGCCGTCGACCACGGCCGCAAGACACTGCTCGACAAGGTCGCCTTTCCGGTCGGCGAGAAATGCCTCCTCGCCGTCGTCGGCCCCAGCGGCTCCGGAAAGTCCACCCTCCTCAACGCCCTGACCGGGCAGCGCCCCGCCGACCGGGGCACCGTCCTGTACGACGGCCGCGACCTGTACCACGACTACGCCGAGCTGCGCCAGCGCATCGGACTCGTCCCGCAGGACGACATCCTGCACGCCCAGCTGACCGTCCGCAGGGCCCTCGCGTACGCCGCCGAGCTGCGCTTCCCGCAGGACACCGCGAAGGCGGAGCGGCAGGACAGGGTCGACGAGGTGATCCGTGAGCTGGGCCTCGAACAACGTACCGACCAGTCCATCCACAGCCTCTCCGGCGGCCAGCGCAAGCGGGTCAGCGTGGCCCTGGAACTGCTGACGAAGCCCTCCCTGCTCTTCCTCGACGAGCCGACCTCCGGTCTCGACCCCGGCATGGACCGCTCGGTGATGCACATGCTGCGCGGCCTCGCCGACGACGGCCGTACGGTCATCGTCGTCACCCACAGCGTCCTCAGCCTCGACGTCTGCGACCGGCTCCTCGTGCTCGCACCCGGCGGCAAGGTCGCCTACTACGGGCCGCCGGACGACGCCCTCGCCTTCTTCGGCTTCGAGCAGTGGCCGGAGGCGTTCGAGGCCTTCGAACGGGATCAGGACCGGGACTGGGCCGGGGAGTACCAGGACTCGCCGTTCCACCGCCAGTACGTCGTCGCGTCCATGGGCCAGCCGTATCTGTCCGAGGAGGCGCCGGTCGCGGTGGCGCCGCCACCCAAGGCACAGAGCTGGGGCGCCCAGCTGGGCACCCTGGTCCGCCGGTACGCGGCCGCGCTCAGCGCCGACCGGACCTTCCTCGCCATCATGATCGCGCTGCCGTTCGTGATGGGCGCCATGGCGAGAGCGCTCGCGGGCAGCGAGCTGGACCGCGAGACGGCCATGAACGCGCTGCTCATCCTGTGCGTCGGCGGCGTCCTGACCGGTGCGGCGAACGCGGTGCGCGAACTGGTCAAGGAACGCGTGATCTACCGGCGTGAACGCGCCGTCGGCCTGTCCAGATCCGCGTACCTGATGTCCAAGGTCGTCGTCCTCGGCACGATCACCGTCCTCCAGGCCGTCGTCCTCACCCTGGTCGCCCTGCTCGGCGTCGATCTCAACGCCCCCGGTGGCGAAGGCGTGTTGATGCCGCCGCTCGTCGAGATCACGGTGGCCGTGGCGCTGCTCGCCTTCACGGCGATGATGCTGGGCCTCGTCGTTTCCGCGCTCGTCCGCAAGGAGGAGGTCACCATGCCCCTGCTGGTGCTCCTCGCGATCATCCAGGTCGTGTTCTGCGGCGCGCTGCTGGACGTCAAGGGCACGATCGTCCTCGAACAACTGGCGTGGCTGGTGCCGTCGCGGTGGGCGTTCGCCGCGATGGCCGGCACGATCGACCTCGAACGGATCGTCCCCGACAAGGCGGACCCGCTGTTCGAGCACTCCGCGGGCGTGTGGCTGCTCGACATGGGCATGCTGGTCGTGCTGTCGCTGGTCTGCGGATACGTGGTCGCCCGGCTGCTGCGCCACCGCGAACCCGCAGTGATGCGGAAGTAGCCGCGATGGCCACCCCCCGGTTCCTCCCCACGCACGTCGTCCCCCCGGGCGGAATGCCCGCCTGGGAGAGCCCCGACCCCGCCCGCCCCACCGTGCCCCTCGACGCCCTCCTGCCCGTCCAACTCCTCGACCGGCGCGGCGACTGGGGCCACATCCTGTGCGCCAACGGCTGGTCCGCCTGGGTCGACGGCCGCCTCCTGGTCGCCATTCCCCAGAACCCGCCCGTCGCCGGCACCGCACCCGCCCGCACGGCCGACCCGCGCCCCCTGCTGGCCCGTGTCGAGGAGGCCCTCGCGTGCTACCGCACGGAGGCCGAGGCCCTGGCGGCCGGACGCCTCGACGGGGAGTCCTTCCGGGACCGTACGAAGGGAGTGCGGATCGGAGTCGTCGTGGACGGGGAGTCGCTGTGGCTGTTCGACGCCACGCACGAGCGGTGGGTGTACTGCGACGGGACAAGGCTGAGCACGTTCGCCGTCGCGGAGGAGCCGCACGAGAACCCGGCCCCACCGGCCCCCGCGGCGGTCCCGGCACCGGAGCCCACCCGTGTCGTAGGGGAATTCGGGCGCGCACCGAGGGAGCAAGGGGCGGAGGATCACGGACCGACCGATCACGAACCCACCCGTCTGGTCCCGCCGGTGAACCCCGATGAGTGAGACGCAGCCGTTCTCGGGGCGGCCGTCCGAGCTCGTCGGACGGCAGATCGCGAGCTATCGCCTCGAGCGCGAGATCGGCCGCGGCGGCATGGCCGTCGTCTACCAGGCCAGGGACCTGCGGCTGGACCGGACCGTCGCGCTGAAACTCCTCGCCCCGGAGCTGGCCCGCAACGACACCTTCCGGCGCCGCTTCACCCA
Protein-coding sequences here:
- a CDS encoding FHA domain-containing protein, whose translation is MAERSMAPTAPELVLETESGSTVMTPSHEYHVGRDPRSDVVLDDDRVSWHHAVLKAHADHWIIEDENSTNGTYADGHRVHAWDVGPGSVIRFGSLVDGPRAVLTGLAAERPTAIFHPASTGTFRQPTSVRPLPERTVRIGRAADNDLVIDDLVVSRRHAELRARPDGTYEIVDLGSHNGTFLNGSPVDQAPVTPGDIVGIGHSAFCLVGDELQEYVDTGEISLDVQELTVAVDHGRKTLLDKVAFPVGEKCLLAVVGPSGSGKSTLLNALTGQRPADRGTVLYDGRDLYHDYAELRQRIGLVPQDDILHAQLTVRRALAYAAELRFPQDTAKAERQDRVDEVIRELGLEQRTDQSIHSLSGGQRKRVSVALELLTKPSLLFLDEPTSGLDPGMDRSVMHMLRGLADDGRTVIVVTHSVLSLDVCDRLLVLAPGGKVAYYGPPDDALAFFGFEQWPEAFEAFERDQDRDWAGEYQDSPFHRQYVVASMGQPYLSEEAPVAVAPPPKAQSWGAQLGTLVRRYAAALSADRTFLAIMIALPFVMGAMARALAGSELDRETAMNALLILCVGGVLTGAANAVRELVKERVIYRRERAVGLSRSAYLMSKVVVLGTITVLQAVVLTLVALLGVDLNAPGGEGVLMPPLVEITVAVALLAFTAMMLGLVVSALVRKEEVTMPLLVLLAIIQVVFCGALLDVKGTIVLEQLAWLVPSRWAFAAMAGTIDLERIVPDKADPLFEHSAGVWLLDMGMLVVLSLVCGYVVARLLRHREPAVMRK
- a CDS encoding SH3 domain-containing protein codes for the protein MATPRFLPTHVVPPGGMPAWESPDPARPTVPLDALLPVQLLDRRGDWGHILCANGWSAWVDGRLLVAIPQNPPVAGTAPARTADPRPLLARVEEALACYRTEAEALAAGRLDGESFRDRTKGVRIGVVVDGESLWLFDATHERWVYCDGTRLSTFAVAEEPHENPAPPAPAAVPAPEPTRVVGEFGRAPREQGAEDHGPTDHEPTRLVPPVNPDE